In the Octopus bimaculoides isolate UCB-OBI-ISO-001 chromosome 18, ASM119413v2, whole genome shotgun sequence genome, one interval contains:
- the LOC106882559 gene encoding uncharacterized protein K02A2.6-like codes for MQTEILDKFHQGHLGMEKCKLQAKSAVYWVGVYKDIERMVFTCHICQKYRNSQQKEEMIPSDIPRRPWQAIGVDLFTENQEWYLIMVCYYSKFPFVRKVKDLRAKTITTVARGLVSEQIICDNGTQFTFQEFKKLANEYGFNITTSSPHYPKGHGFIERQVQTREH; via the coding sequence ATGCAAACAGAGATTCTTGACAAGTTCCACCAAGGGCATCTGGGAATGGAAAAATGCAAACTCCAAGCCAAGTCAGCTGTATATTGGGTAGGTGTGTACAAAGACATAGAAAGGatggtttttacatgccacatcTGTCAAAAGTACAGAAACTCACAACAAAAGGAGGAAATGATACCCAGTGACATCCCAAGAAGGCCATGGCAAGCTATTGGAGTAGATCTGTTCACAGAGAACCAAGAATGGTACTTGATAATGGTCTGCTACTACTCCAAATTCCCATTTGTGAGAAAAGTGAAAGACCTGAGAGCCAAAACAATAACTACAGTGGCTCGAGGACTTGTGTCAGAGCAGATCATATGTGACAATGGAACCCAGTTCACGTTTCAGGAATTCAAAAAGCTAGCCAATGAGTACGGGTTCAACATTACAACCTCATCTCCACACTACCCCAAAGGTCATGGATTCATAGAAAGACAGGTGCAGACAAGAGAACACTAG